A stretch of DNA from Acidovorax carolinensis:
GCGCTCCCCGGCCAGTCCCAGCGGGCTCTGCAGCAGGCGGTGGTCGGCCGCGTCGATCACGCCGCGCTCCAGCCACTGGCCGGGCACCTCGATGTGCTGCACGAAGCGACCGGTTTCAAAGGGTTGCCCGGCATGCGGCAGGCCCAGCGCGGTCACGTCCCAGCCCATGCATTCGGCGCCGGGGGCGAGCTTCAGCGTGAGGTGGTTTTCGGCATGGCAGGCGTTGTAGCAAAGCGCCTCCAGCGGCAACCATTCCAGGCGGGCGTTGTCTTCGAGCGTGAGGTGCGTGTGCTGCAGCGCGCGCGCTCCGGCAGATCGGTAAAAGCGCGTTGCGCCCGGCGTGGTGACCAGCCCGTGTGCGCCCGGTCCTACGGTGGCACTGATGTCCAGCGTGTCGCCGCCCACCAGACCGCCCGGTGGGTGCACCAGCACGTTGTGGCAGATGGCGTCGCCCTCGGGGTACAGGCTTTGCAGGATGCGCAGCGGCCCGCTGTGCTCAAAGCGCGCCACGGTGCGGGCGTTCTCCACCGTGTAG
This window harbors:
- a CDS encoding urease accessory protein UreD; translation: MPWHARLQLNYTVENARTVARFEHSGPLRILQSLYPEGDAICHNVLVHPPGGLVGGDTLDISATVGPGAHGLVTTPGATRFYRSAGARALQHTHLTLEDNARLEWLPLEALCYNACHAENHLTLKLAPGAECMGWDVTALGLPHAGQPFETGRFVQHIEVPGQWLERGVIDAADHRLLQSPLGLAGERCIASLFFVTGTPLDKARRDTALDAARAVMDAHAFRATAGATSPNGQVVVLRALAPQVEPAMQLLKQVRAAWRAALWQLGAEPPRIWST